CGACGCGAACGGCGTGTACCAGGCGTCCAAGAACAGCCCCTACGCCAAGGACCTGGCGCGCATCGACAAGGCCGCCCGGAAGTACATCGACAAGGCGGCCCGCAAGGCGCTGCACAAGGGCGAGAAGCCGGCCGTCGTCTTCGACATCGACGACACCCTGCTGCTCAGCCTCGACTACGAGAAGAAGACCAACTACACGTACGACGGCACCACATGGGCCGAGTACGTGAACAAGGCCGACCGCCCGGCCGTCTTCGGCAGCCCGGAGCTGGTCCGGTACGCCGAGTCCAAGGGCGTCGAGGTCTTCTACAACTCGGGCCTGAGCGAGGCGCAGCGCTCCGCCGCCGCCCTGAACCTGAAGAAGGTCGGCGTCGAGGTGAACCTCGACGCCGACCACATGTTCCTCAAGGACAAGGCGAACCCGCCCGCCTACCTCGCCGAGTGCGCCACGCCGGGCACCTGGACCTGCACGACCGTGCAGTACAAGTCCGGTACCCGGCAGCACATCGAGGACGACCTCGGCTACGAGATCATCGCCAACTTCGGCGACCAGTACAGCGACCTCGAGGGCGGCTACGCGGACCGGACGTACAAGCTGCCCAACCCGACGTACTTCGTCGGCTGACCCTCACCGCCGTACGGGCTTGATCCCCTCCAGCGTCGGCACCACCGGCTCGATCGTGCCGTCGGCCGCGAAGCGCATCCGGTCGATGGTCGCCTCGCGGTGCATGCCGTCGCCGCCCGGCCTGCCGGGGCCGTTCAGGGCGAACCGGTGGTAGACGGCGTACCAGTCGTCGGTGCCGGGGGCGTTGACCACGGAGTGGTGACCCGTGCCGAGGATCCCGTACTCGGGACGCTTCTGCAGGATGGTGCCCCGCTTGGTCCACGGGCCGAGCGGGGACGGCCCCGTGGCGTAGGCGACGTGGTAGTTCTCGCTGCGGGTGTCGTCCTCGGACCACATGAAGTAGTAGGTGCCCTTCCGCTTGATCACGAAGGATCCCTCGCGGAAGTTGTCGGGCGTGATGTCCTGCACCTCGGACGCGTCGTACGACACCATGTCGTCGTTCAGCGGGACCACGTACCCGTGCCCGTTGCCCCAGTAGAGATACGACGTCCCGTCGTCGTCCGTGAAGACGGCCGGGTCGATCATCTGGCCCCTGAGCGCACCGCCCTTGGCGACCAGCGGCTTGCCCAGCGCGTCCTTGAACGGGCCGGCCGGTGAGTCGGCCACCGCCACGCCGATCTGCTGCTCGGCGCAGAAGTAGAAGTAGTACTTGCCGTCGCGCTCGGCGATCGCCGGCGCCCAGGCGTACTTGTCGGCCCAGCTCACGTCCGGCCCCAGGTCCAGGATCACGCCGTGGTCCTTCCAGTGGACCAGGTCCTTGGACGAGTACGCCTTGAACCTGGTCCCGCTCCAGCCCTGGAAGCCGTCCGTCGTCGGGTAGATCCAGTACTCGCCGTCGAGGTAGTGCACGTCCGGGTCGGCGTTGAGGCCCGGCAGGACGGGACTGCCGGTCCGTACCGCCTCGACCGTCCAGGCGCGCTTCGTGCCGTCCGCAGCCGTCACCGTGTACGTCTGCGGCTTGCGGAAGTCGCGCCGGGTGCCGGAGCGCGGGCTGACCGTCGCGCCCTCACCGACCCACAGCTTCGGGGCGAGGCGCCCGAGGTCGGCGTCCGGCCGCATCGGGAGCACGACCTTGGCGGCGCTCTCGGTGACGATCGCGTACCCCTTCTGGTCCTGCGCCGTCGCGTCCACGACCGAGGCCGGGCTCGCGGGGTACGCGGCCAGCAGCCGGTCGTACTCCGCCTGAGTCACCGGAATCACCGTGCCGTGCCGGGGGCTGGCGGGCAGCTGGTAGTCGGTGGAGGGGGTCCACCTGCCCGAGTCGAGGTCGGTCGTCTCGAAGGGGACGTAGCCGCGGCCGCCGTACTCGTCGATGAACAGGTACCACTTCTCCTCGGTGTTCGACTTGAACACCGTCGGACCCTCGCCCCGGTCCATCGCGCCGCTGCCGACGCAGTCGGCCACGAAGTCGTACGACGTGTCGGTCAGGCTCGTCGACTTCTCCGCGGTGATGAACTTCGAGCAGGGGCTGGAGGAGCTGGGGTCCCGCTCGTCCTTGGTGTAGCGGTAGTAGGTGTCCTTGTGCTTGACCACGGTCGAGTCGATCACCGAGTAGCCGGGGTCGTCCCAGACCTTCGGCGCGCTGAAGGTGCGGAAGTCCTTCGTGGTCGCGTACAGCATCTTGTTGTACGTCGATCCGGTGTGGTCGGGATCGTCGTCGGCGTACAGCTTCGACGCCCAGAAGACGACGAACTCACCCAGGCTGTCGTCCCAGTACGCCTCCGGCGCCCAGGTGTTGCCCGCGTTCTCGGGGGAGACCTTCACCAGGCGCTGGTCGGTCCAGTGGACCAGGTCGGTGGACTCCCAGACCATGATCGACTTGCTGCCGTGCCGCTGGACCTGGTCCCAACTGCCGCTGCTGTTCTGGTACATCCGCAGGTCGGTCGCGATCATGTAGAACTTGTCGCCCTCGGGGGAGCGGATCACGAACGGGTCGCGCAGGCCCTTCTCACCGATCGTGGAGGTGAGGACCGGCTTGCCGGCGTTGAGCTCCCGCCAGTGCAGCGCGTCGTTGCCGCGGCTGAGGGCGTAGCGGATCTGCTCGCCGTCGGCGGTGCCCTCGCCGGTGAAGTAGGCGAAGAGATAGCCGGCGTACCTGGGCTGGCTGACGGGCTGTGTCACGGGTGGTGCTCCGGAGTTCGCGGTACTGGGGGGTGCGGCCAGCAGGCCGAGCAGGAGGGCCAGGAGGGGGATCAGGGGGGTCAGGAGCGTGCGGGCGGTGCGGGGGCGCATGACACATCCTGTGTGAGTCTGGGGGTTCGAGTGGGGGGTTCTGTTTGTTCGGCTGACTCGGAGTGTCATCGGTGGGGGACAGGGCGTCAATCGGTGCGCAGGTGATGGTCGGGGACCGAAACTTTCGCTCGCTTTCGGCGGGTGCGGCAACCTTCCCGGTGACGGCGGCGACCAGATGCCAGAAGCGGGCCGGGGCGGCCCCTCCGGCCCGCTTCGTCCCCATCCCCCAGGAAAGGAACGCTCCGTGCGTTTGAGCGCCGGCCGTCACCGCAGGACCCGTACCCTGTCCATCGCCGCGGCGATCGCCGTCGCCTCGGGGGCGGGCGGCGTCTACCTCGGTCTTTCGGGCGGCGGCGCCGAGGCCGCCGCGACGACGGTCACCGTCTCCACCACCGCTCAGCTGGAGTCGGCCGTCAAGAACGCCGCCGCCGGTACGACGATCCAGGTCCGCGGTGGCACCTACCAGCCGACCGCCACCCTCAAGTCCACGGCGAACGGCACCGGTTCGTCCCGGATCACGCTGCGGGCGTACGGCAGCGAGAAGGTGAGGATCGACGGCGCCAAGCTGCCCGCCGGCTCCTGGCTGGCCGGGATCTACGGCGACTACTGGACCGTCCAGAACCTCACCTTCGTCAACGCCCCGGCCCAGGGCTTCGTCGCCACCTCGTCCGTGGGTGGCGTCTTCAAGAACCTGGTCACCGCGAACAACGGCGACTCCGGCTTCACCCTGCGCGGCGACGGTACGACGAACAACCTCGTGCGGAACCTGGACAGTTACGGCAACTACGACCCGTCCGGGCACGGTCAGAACGCCGACGGGATCGCCATCAAGTTCGGCTCAGGAACGGGCAACAAGCTCACCGGGGCGCGCCTCTACAACAATTCCGATGACGGTCTCGACCTCTGGCAGTTCTCCTCGCCGGTGACCATCGAGCACACCTGGGCCTTCGGCAACGGCAAGAACCGCTGGGCCGACTCCGCCTTCGAGGGCAACGGCAACGGCTTCAAGCTGGGCGGCGGAGGGGCCTCCGTCGCGCACGTCGTCAACAACAACGCGGCCTGGGACAACACGCTGCACGGCTTCACGGAGAACTCCAGCACCGGGGCGATCGTCCTCAACCGCAACACCGCCTACGCCAACACCGCCTCCGGCTTCTACTTCGCCACCGGCAAGGCGCGGCCGGCCCGCAATCTCGCCGTGAGCAACAAGGGCGGGCTGTCCAAGCTGGGGTCGTCGACCGTCAGCGCGGCGAACAACTGGGACGTCGGGGTGGCGACCCCGTCCTTCAAGTCGAAGGACGCGACCACGGCGTACGGCGCCCGCGGTTCGAACGGCTCGCTGCCCGCGACGACCTTCCTCACGACGGGCTCCACGACCATCGGCTCGACCATGAACTAGCCCCCGGTACAAGGGAGAACGCCCCGCCGGTCGTCACCGGCGGGGCGTTCTGTTCTGCTGACCGAGGGGGGCTCAGGTCAGCAGGTCCTGGGTCGTGTCCGTCTTCCACGCACTATTAGGGACGCTGAAGACGAACGTGTGGTTGTTCCCGCGGTAGGAACCCGTGGTGAGGGAACGCGTCGAGGGTTGTGTGGGAGCCGTGGGGGCGGCCGAGACCCAGTCGCCGAGCCGGTTCATTCACTGGTACGTGAGGTCGGATGACGAGAACCTGCAGGAGGTTCCGTCCGGGCCGGTGCCGAGCTCCTTCGGCTCGTCGCCGCTGCTGTTGCCCTGGAAGCGGACGCAGGTCTTGATCTTCTTGCCGCTGTCGCCGTGGATGCGGACCTTGCGCAGGGCGGCCGTGTCGCCGTAGTTGGCGTTGATGCCGACGATGGAGTTCATGGGCGCGGTGACGTCGACGTCGTTGATGATGATCGTGCGCTTGTACTGCGTGGAGCAGTTGCCGCAACTGCGCACCAGCTTGCCCGAGCCCGCGACCTGGAACTTGCTGACGACCAGCTTGCCCGCGCCGTTGAACTGGAGGACCTTGTCCGACCCGTTCTTCGCGCCGCCGCCGTAGACCGTGTACACGGCCGAGGAGGACTTGCCCTTGAAGGTCGCCGCGTCCTCGCCGACGTCGTTCCACCACACGTTCTGCAGCGTGCAGCTGCCCAGGCAGTGCACGCCGTCGGCGGCCGGGGTGCCGATGATCACGTTCTTGAGGACCGCGCCGTCCGCCAGCTGGAAGACCGGGTCCTGCCCCTCTTCCTGGCTGTCACCCCCCAGGGCGCCGCTGCCGTAGAACTGCTTGTAGCCACCGTCATAGGTACCGGAGACCTTGATCGTGCTGCTCACGGCCTGCTTGCCCTTGGCCGTCGGCCAGGATGCGGCGGCGCCCGCGGAGGACAGTAACGTCGTCGTGACGATCGCCGCACCCGTGATGCCCAAGGCCGTGGCTCCGGCGATCACCGCCCGTCGCTTCGTGACCTTGCGGCGGTGGCTGACGCGCTGTTCGGCTCGTGCTGTCATGACCCGTTTCCTTGCGTGGGGGATCGTTGCGACTCTTGGTCGCCCCCGGTGAAGGAGGGGTTGCCGCGCCTTCGGGACTCTTTTACGAATCCCCTTCGTCTGTGGCGGAGTTGTCGTCGTGACCTGCGAAGTCGCCTGCCACGGACAGCTGTTCGCCGCCCGCCGCGGCCGTCATCGCATAGCTGTCGTTCTTGGCGTCCCGGCCGCCGCGCTCATGGTCGTACTGCCCCGCGAACACCCACTCGCCCTCGCGGACCGTACGGCCCTCCTTGAGCACCCAGGTGTAGACGAGGAAGCCGTCCTTCTCCTCGACCGTCAGCGTGAAGTCGTCCTCGGGCAGCGAGCGCCAGGCGCCGGCCGAGGTGACCCCGCCGGTCTGGGCGACCTTCAACCGCACGGTGAGCTCGGTGAGTTGCTCGCTCGTCCTGAGGGTGAGATTGCTCTGCGCCCAGAAGTCGTTGCTGTGCGGGTCCACCGAGCCGTCCGACCACAGCGGGCCGTCCTCCTCGCCCTCGGCGGCCGGCAGCGGGGCGGTCACGGGCGGCTGCTGCGAGGGGGACCTGCTCGGCTCGGCTGTCTGCCGCGGTTTCTCCGGCGTGGGGTTCACCGGCGGCACCGGTGCGCGGCTCGTCGCGTCCGGCGACGGCGTGGGCGTCGGCGAGGTCGCCACCGTCTGCTGCGGGGTGTCCTCCCGCACGGCGGACGCGACCGCGTACCCGCCGACCGCGAGGACACCGGCGACCGCGGCCGTGGCGGTCACCACCCGGAACCAGCCGTAGACCGGCGGACAGGTCGCCCGGTGGTCGGGGCGGATCTGTTCGCTCATGCCGCGCTCGATCCGGGCCAGGATCCGCTCCCGGTCGGGCTCGTGCGCCTCGGCCGCCTGGTGCAGCCGGGCGCGCAGCTCGTCGTGCACGTCCCGCCGCATCGTCATCGGTCCCTTCCTCCGGCGTCACCGGTGCGCGCCATCGCCGCGTGCACCCTGAGCGGAGCTCCCTGTGCCCCGAGCAGCCGCTGCAACTCGGCCATGCCCTTCGAGGTCTGGCTCTTCACCGTACCGACCGAGACGCCCAGGGCGAGGGCGGTGTCCTTCTCGGACAGGTCGAAGGCGTGCCGCAGCACCACACAGGCGCGTTTGCGGAACGGAAGTCGACGCAACGCCTCCTGGACGTCGACGACGCCCGCGACGTCCGGGTTC
Above is a window of Streptomyces sp. DT2A-34 DNA encoding:
- a CDS encoding family 43 glycosylhydrolase, whose protein sequence is MRPRTARTLLTPLIPLLALLLGLLAAPPSTANSGAPPVTQPVSQPRYAGYLFAYFTGEGTADGEQIRYALSRGNDALHWRELNAGKPVLTSTIGEKGLRDPFVIRSPEGDKFYMIATDLRMYQNSSGSWDQVQRHGSKSIMVWESTDLVHWTDQRLVKVSPENAGNTWAPEAYWDDSLGEFVVFWASKLYADDDPDHTGSTYNKMLYATTKDFRTFSAPKVWDDPGYSVIDSTVVKHKDTYYRYTKDERDPSSSSPCSKFITAEKSTSLTDTSYDFVADCVGSGAMDRGEGPTVFKSNTEEKWYLFIDEYGGRGYVPFETTDLDSGRWTPSTDYQLPASPRHGTVIPVTQAEYDRLLAAYPASPASVVDATAQDQKGYAIVTESAAKVVLPMRPDADLGRLAPKLWVGEGATVSPRSGTRRDFRKPQTYTVTAADGTKRAWTVEAVRTGSPVLPGLNADPDVHYLDGEYWIYPTTDGFQGWSGTRFKAYSSKDLVHWKDHGVILDLGPDVSWADKYAWAPAIAERDGKYYFYFCAEQQIGVAVADSPAGPFKDALGKPLVAKGGALRGQMIDPAVFTDDDGTSYLYWGNGHGYVVPLNDDMVSYDASEVQDITPDNFREGSFVIKRKGTYYFMWSEDDTRSENYHVAYATGPSPLGPWTKRGTILQKRPEYGILGTGHHSVVNAPGTDDWYAVYHRFALNGPGRPGGDGMHREATIDRMRFAADGTIEPVVPTLEGIKPVRR
- a CDS encoding pectate lyase, with product MTARAEQRVSHRRKVTKRRAVIAGATALGITGAAIVTTTLLSSAGAAASWPTAKGKQAVSSTIKVSGTYDGGYKQFYGSGALGGDSQEEGQDPVFQLADGAVLKNVIIGTPAADGVHCLGSCTLQNVWWNDVGEDAATFKGKSSSAVYTVYGGGAKNGSDKVLQFNGAGKLVVSKFQVAGSGKLVRSCGNCSTQYKRTIIINDVDVTAPMNSIVGINANYGDTAALRKVRIHGDSGKKIKTCVRFQGNSSGDEPKELGTGPDGTSCRFSSSDLTYQ
- a CDS encoding HAD family acid phosphatase; protein product: MHKPLRIAAVTAACAVAGAALYGAGAATAGQSTANSTHEPYNIGLLAKDIDTYYGTTLDANGVYQASKNSPYAKDLARIDKAARKYIDKAARKALHKGEKPAVVFDIDDTLLLSLDYEKKTNYTYDGTTWAEYVNKADRPAVFGSPELVRYAESKGVEVFYNSGLSEAQRSAAALNLKKVGVEVNLDADHMFLKDKANPPAYLAECATPGTWTCTTVQYKSGTRQHIEDDLGYEIIANFGDQYSDLEGGYADRTYKLPNPTYFVG
- a CDS encoding right-handed parallel beta-helix repeat-containing protein; this translates as MRLSAGRHRRTRTLSIAAAIAVASGAGGVYLGLSGGGAEAAATTVTVSTTAQLESAVKNAAAGTTIQVRGGTYQPTATLKSTANGTGSSRITLRAYGSEKVRIDGAKLPAGSWLAGIYGDYWTVQNLTFVNAPAQGFVATSSVGGVFKNLVTANNGDSGFTLRGDGTTNNLVRNLDSYGNYDPSGHGQNADGIAIKFGSGTGNKLTGARLYNNSDDGLDLWQFSSPVTIEHTWAFGNGKNRWADSAFEGNGNGFKLGGGGASVAHVVNNNAAWDNTLHGFTENSSTGAIVLNRNTAYANTASGFYFATGKARPARNLAVSNKGGLSKLGSSTVSAANNWDVGVATPSFKSKDATTAYGARGSNGSLPATTFLTTGSTTIGSTMN